A segment of the Mercurialis annua linkage group LG4, ddMerAnnu1.2, whole genome shotgun sequence genome:
TCGAAAGATAAGATTGTAAGTCTATTCtaacttaaaaagaaaatacaTAGTGTACATGATATCCACGTTTAACCCAATATAATAGAGATGTATAGTTATTTTTGGGTTGGTGATGTGATTGTTGGTGTGTATGAATGTATACATGTTTGCTGGGggttatactaatataatagtTCTTATAGATTTTTATAGagttatactaatatatatatttttcacttGTTATTTCAGGACAGTTTCGAAGCGAAGCTTGCCGCTGCGACCTAGTCTCAGACGGCCTGAGAGGGTAGTTCGTCGAAAAGGGGGGAAATTGACGAGAACGAGATGTTTTTGTCTCTCGAGAGGGGTCAAGAAGCAGCGGATCTACGACATTGTATCTAAATAAAAGCCTAACCATTATCTAAATCCAAATCTTTGCGTTATTATCAATTACGgccaattgtttttaaatttttataattatattcaatttgaaagttttattttttgcaattatgaacgaaactttaaattttattttttaaatccaaagctttcaatttttttatcaattgcgacCAGACGTTTGTAttaagagaaattcttaggtaaactcagtccaccacgtcatccgtggaccaagcctatcacataatgacacgtcattaaaataatggtcttgtaatattattattcaaaagtgtaaataagtaataaacgaatttacaagagtgccattattttaatgacgtgtcattatataataggctagtccacggatgacgtggtagactgagtctacctaataaTCTCTCTTGTATTaattcttttcagcagttaGACAATCTTATAAAATCTCATCGTAATAGGTAAAAGatataaatgtttgaattttaaaacaaaatttaaaaattgggttacaattataaaaaaaaacttttaaattgaacataattgtaaaaattaaaaaaatttagtcataattgataaaaaatatacaaatgtttggatttaaaaaaatgattaccTAAATAAAGTGTTGCAGTgcaaaaaatgaattatttgtgCTAATACATccattatttatctaaaatatttttttggatgAATATCTTAAAGAAAGTTTAGAAAAGAATTTGTATCAATTATGTGTCACACTAAAAAATctcaatatttatttatgttcaaagactttatttaaattagaaatatggaatataatataatattttaaactacaTATGCAAGTATATCATtagtaactaaaaaaattacattaacacATTCTTAAAATACATTTAACCCGGTAGAAAAGGTTAAAAATGATGAGAGAAATACACCATTtgctatattttaaaatttatttataaaaatattataaaatttaaaaaattatactcatactttaaaaaaattacacttttaattttagttttattacaaAAGTACTGCATTGAAAAAAAACAACTAAGTCATCTAAAAAAACACTAAAGAAACACTGTTGGAAACACTGTTGGACTCTAGCCGGTTGGCGGAGGTGAATGCCGATCAACACACGATCATTATGTGGTACGCTCACCGTTGACCAATAGATTGTTGGTTTTTGTGACTTTTTATGTACGCTcactcttttaaaatatttaaatatttttaaagttgaaggacttattaatattttttcaacaGAAAAAATATACCATAGCCCTTCTATTTAGGTactgtttttaatattttcatcctcaACTTAATTAAATCGTTAATTGTATTCTTATCTGGAGTAGAGGtgaaacctaaaaacccaaaaaGGGTACAAACAGTTTTTTCCAACGTCggggtataaataaaaaaattaacgtgggtggtttttaaataattagaccaTTCAATTATATGATAGATGAAATCATTTTGCCTATGAGAATTAGGCAAAGAAATTACCAACAATTTTTGTTTATGCACTAAATGATAACAAAATTAAGCAAacataacaatataaaaaactCAAAGTATTGCATAAAAAGTAACAAAAGGCaatattacatatataatcAACGTCATCAACATTCACAACatgcaataaataaatcaagaaaccaaaatacataaataatcaATAATGGAAGACATAAACATTATACTCAACAATGGCATTATTAGTCTTGAGATCAATGGTGTGTGTCTTTGCCTGAGCATAACCGCGAGCAAATCTGAAAACTTTGCTTCCACCAACAATAGTCATCTCTCTCACTCCTGAAAATATAGCATTATGCCCTAACAGACTCAAAGTGCTGCCATTAAATTTTCCTTCGGTGAacacaaaattaaaaaccataaaaaattcAACATCAGTTTGCGACGCTGAACCGTACATCCCTTGCGCTTTTCCGACAAGCTTCGAGTTTATGTCGGGCTCCACAGTTAATGGATCATCGGCCACGAATATAGTTCCGAAGAGTGTGGATGAGTTTGTTTCTGGTTTGGTGACAGGGATTGCAGTAGGGTTTTTGCTTGTAATTATGTCATGGAAGTAGAAGTGAAGGTGGGTTAATTTCTCTTTTTTGAGGCCTATTGTGTCTGGAGATAATCTCTTTGAGAAACTGTGAGATTGTGCTGGtgaaagaaataagaaaatgagTACGGTGGATGTGAGAAAATGAATTAGGGTTTCGGCCATTgtgaagatgatgaagaaaatTCTTGGAGAATTACTTATATATATGAATGGTATCAGTAATTTAATATGTTTGGATCTGAAAAATAATTGGTTGATCTGTGCACGATTCCTAAGCTTGGAATAAAGTATAATATTTGAGTTTTGAAAGACAAACGAAAAGATTTATATCATTAATACAAATATTTAGAGATTATTTGGAGAAGAAAATGAATAATAGTAGTATATATTATGGGTAGGTAGCTATTGTGGAAATTCAACTATAGTACAGTGAAAATTCTAGTCAATATCTGTGGCTATTTTCCATTCGTTTAATAGTgtcaaaaattcaaacatttatatgtttttataattaaaactaaatttgaattaaaaaagattaaaactaaatttttaatttttaaaaatattctaattttgtattttcgctgcaaattcattaaatttttcaaaatcaatttaattttgccTACATAGCATGTCACATTGGAATTTACTTACCaaaaagccaaatattttaGTTGATAGTTTTGTTGCAATTTTTTCCTAATCAATATAATTGTTCTATTTTAGTTGACTTTATATATTAATTCCGTAATtaacaaaaatcattttttaaaatataaaaccctaatttaaaataaatcaaaaacaaagtcaaaatctatatctatattttctaatttttggcAGTTTAAAAAAAGAAGCAGTTTTTACTGAAGTGGAAGAttgacataattaaattaattgaaaaaatggataaaactataataaaaaaaattgacaaatcgGATAGATTtacaaattttgaaagtttg
Coding sequences within it:
- the LOC126678157 gene encoding dirigent protein 22-like, translated to MAETLIHFLTSTVLIFLFLSPAQSHSFSKRLSPDTIGLKKEKLTHLHFYFHDIITSKNPTAIPVTKPETNSSTLFGTIFVADDPLTVEPDINSKLVGKAQGMYGSASQTDVEFFMVFNFVFTEGKFNGSTLSLLGHNAIFSGVREMTIVGGSKVFRFARGYAQAKTHTIDLKTNNAIVEYNVYVFHY